One stretch of Poecilia reticulata strain Guanapo linkage group LG21, Guppy_female_1.0+MT, whole genome shotgun sequence DNA includes these proteins:
- the grem1a gene encoding gremlin-1a — protein sequence MHSHSGLIFKAVLALLLPRPSSAEPDPFQAVNPNESDGCLQPPLSALLSRGAASATEEILESSQEALLVTERRYLRTDWCKTQMLKQTIQEEGCLSRTITNRFCYGQCNSFYIPRHTYQDGGVFQACSACRPKTFSTITLTLFCPGQTPSTRRKRVQRVKQCRCVNINTN from the coding sequence ATGCATTCCCATTCGGGGCTCATCTTTAAAGCCGTCCTGGCTCTTCTACTCCCGCGGCCGAGCAGCGCTGAGCCCGACCCATTTCAAGCCGTCAACCCGAACGAATCGGACGGATGCCTCCAGCCTCCCCTCTCCGCGCTTCTCTCCCGCGGCGCCGCGTCCGCGACAGAGGAGATCCTGGAGTCCAGCCAGGAAGCGCTGCTCGTCACGGAGCGCCGCTACCTGCGGACGGACTGGTGCAAGACGCAGATGCTGAAGCAGACCATCCAGGAGGAGGGCTGCCTGAGCCGCACCATCACCAACCGCTTCTGCTACGGACAGTGCAACTCCTTCTACATCCCGCGGCACACGTACCAGGACGGCGGCGTGTTCCAGGCCTGCTCCGCCTGCAGACCGAAGACGTTCAGCACCATCACCCTGACGCTGTTTTGTCCGGGTCAGACGCCCAGCACGCGGAGGAAGCGGGTCCAGCGCGTGAAGCAGTGCCGCTGCGTAAACATCAACACGAACTGA